In Saccharicrinis fermentans DSM 9555 = JCM 21142, a genomic segment contains:
- the istB gene encoding IS21-like element helper ATPase IstB — protein sequence MKLLDQIKNYADILRLTKMKNEPEAVLHQAQIDKPSYQEFALQLLQREVQHRKKTDLDRRMKLARLPKDHNLDKYDFNMANGMTVPQLKQLRELLWMEQNYNLILMGPSGTGKTYVAAGLINDAVKSGHKAYFITMEELITVLKMKEMISGALNTYNRLLKAHLVAIDDIMLFPIKKHEAVAFFNLINHLHEQTSVIITTNKSPQQWAEMLDDEVLATALLDRLLFKCEVVKLEGKSYRMENRKTIFEQQSTL from the coding sequence ATGAAGCTATTAGATCAAATTAAAAACTATGCCGATATTTTACGGCTAACAAAGATGAAAAACGAACCAGAAGCAGTGCTTCATCAGGCACAGATAGATAAACCATCTTATCAGGAATTTGCATTACAGCTCTTGCAAAGAGAGGTGCAGCACAGAAAGAAAACAGATCTTGACAGGAGAATGAAATTAGCCCGATTACCCAAAGATCACAACCTGGACAAGTATGACTTTAACATGGCAAATGGTATGACTGTGCCTCAACTGAAACAATTACGGGAATTATTATGGATGGAACAAAATTATAACCTGATACTAATGGGCCCCTCAGGAACAGGAAAAACGTATGTGGCGGCAGGACTGATTAACGATGCTGTAAAATCTGGTCATAAAGCTTACTTTATCACAATGGAGGAACTAATAACGGTGTTAAAAATGAAAGAAATGATATCTGGTGCGCTTAACACTTATAATCGTCTTTTAAAGGCTCATTTAGTGGCTATAGACGATATAATGCTTTTTCCTATTAAGAAACATGAAGCAGTTGCATTTTTCAACCTGATAAATCATCTGCACGAACAAACGTCTGTAATAATCACAACAAACAAATCCCCTCAGCAATGGGCAGAAATGCTCGATGATGAAGTCTTGGCAACTGCTTTGTTAGATAGATTATTGTTTAAATGTGAAGTTGTAAAACTCGAAGGTAAAAGTTACAGAATGGAAAACAGAAAAACAATCTTCGAGCAGCAATCAACCCTCTGA